ccgttggcattttatatgggtgtagagtTAAGACTACGAGTTCTCATCTCGTAATGTAACTCTGTCTGAACTGCTATATCTGTGATATGTTTCGAGAGTTTCCCGCAGTgcgtaaacttgcgggatttctgaagatgcTCGAATATTAgccaagagacaaattttgggatctcgtatcagggtgtttgatactatgcttagagatgttagagaccagtgtgctgggaTTAAGACAAGACCTAAGTCTAATCACATCTGTAGGGGGTGCAATGACTACTTCGACTTACGTTTCCCTTATCGTTTTTGACCTGATTCCATCCCGCTTAAAAGTCctcgatatgttctcggcttaggtgacttgtatggtaggaatcgagcatctctttgAGGACAAAttttaagtctcccgaaagtgctgaccaaaagttaagatttttttatatagcgctattacccttCTGTCGGGTGTTCGAGagctatctctacgagatggcttagtctgtttaggacgttgagagtttgttgtgatcagcaacaaacttatcggtagatattaccgtttctgactcttcgcgaaggatatgtgtttgagaagatgttagtgtgtgtgggaaccgaaattcgcactgtcaattttcgtttaaattaggaaactaggaaaaccctaatttcccagaggagcCGGATCTCTGCGgggccaacgacaagtgaccaaatagatgcggaaaatatgaaaagataacaaaacgaatttagagaaaatagtagatcttatttcgaatctgcGTAAGAGCGTtacgatcattacaagagattataaaaatttggccgcaaaggctgtcagcgagttacctagttctgacgacctaaaaccttaaacctagttgagttgcagctcgataacaaaagacaaaaaagatacagaaaaaggtttttgattgatttcagactgaaccttattaaaggctgcctacgtatccctttcgaggatcaagccgaacgtatttcgattgatagagctggacaagagatcgaactgcctgggcgagtccgtctagtaattgagtgccagtcatagaaaccgaacttgtcgagaataaagcctaaagtttctaagtgcagagaattcggAGTCTAAAAGAGTTCCCCCCttttgcctctcgcctaggacttcttatatacttactcctaggtcggtttgcgctttctcctttctgcccttaagccatcatagctcaaaaatggagatattccgttttcccgatctttgtgattatcttcggaacttaacatttatccccagaaacttgaaatttatcttgtcttacgaaccaagcataaaccatcataaggcttatgggttttcggttaagaaatcgtaagtgggcttcgagctgcgttttaggtctctttgggccgtctttgactcgaaacgtttattattCATCTTCCTTCTTACTTGGATCAAGAACGAACTCCCAACCAACATTATCCATCTTCCATTGTCTAAAAATAGTAATTGAGTGCAACATTATCTGCATAATAAAACTTACATCAGAAGATCTGAAGTCACATtgcaaaactattttttttaaagacaacAAGGTATAGTGAATCGTAGCGGCAAGAGATCATCATTGTTAAggcaaccataaaaaaaaaagacttggcCTTTGTTCATAGATCTTATTACAATGGACTGTTTGTTGTACATGGTGTCTCAGATCTGGTTTCGAAGTTTCTATCAATCAAATCGCATATAATCTGTTCTCCTTCCACCAATAAATTAacttaattttatcaaaaataaaggGAGATTTGACAGCAGAGATAGTAGTTATGAGGCTGAAAAGTATGAAAAACTGTGAATCTGATATGGGAGAAAGCTGTTGAAGACTTGAAGATAAAGTGttgtcttttatttcttttttaatttatataaaaccaATATTGACATTTTTGTTGGAAAAAAGTTAAATAGTAATTTCAAAAGAGGATGGTTTTTCTTAACAATTTTTCTTTGGAAGGATACCattctccttttttttattttcggaAGTAGAGCATTTCAATAAATGACcctctattttaataataaagggATTAGTGATTTATGATGTGTCTTAACCTATACTTAATATGAAAGCGAATGTGAATTATAGGTGTAGGtgacaaataaatataaaatcatttgttATAGTTCAATTGATTTTTGCTCTAATTTCAAACAAAGATTATACTAACATATTTCATTTATTAGTCTCAAGGTTTGAAATTGCACCTAGCTCCATACCAACTAATGTACGACCGTTGAAAACAAATGGAGATGCTTAATTACTTCTGATCACCATTTAACGGGACGAGTATATGACCGTGTTTTCGAACATGGATTAATAGTATgtgattttaacttttttatgaCTACATATCGACTAATTCTAAAAGCTAccacaatatttttgtattatgtattttaacTTTTGTGGtagtttcaaatttatatatatcgACTAATTTCTGAAACATACTACAACTTTCCCTTTATTACACTTTTTCTaaagtttttttgtaaaataaattttggttttttgctATGTAAGAAAATACATAAAGAAAAATCATAAGAATACAAAATTACATAAGACCCAAAGCAAATCCATATTAGGCTCGATCAGGAGAAGCCTGAACCAGCTTGACCCACAAAAAGGCTTATATCCAAAGCCCTCCGGAAACCCTAGCTCCACTTGAAATTAATGAAACCGTTGTCAAGAACCCCGCCAAAGCCACCatgaagaaaggagaagatgaagagaagaggaggacTGGTACGAACCCCTATCGTCTAAACCACAACCCAGacgaaatcaagaaaaaaaaaacaaaggcgAATCACTATGAACGGATAGACTCATCAAAAGAAAGGAAAGAtgttcctctgtttcttcttgttgGCAACATTAACGACATTGGGAATCTCTAACTACATGTCTCCGTTTTAGATTATTCCCAGTAGCTAAAGCCTTTGATAGTAGCTTCCAAAGAAAGTGTTTGAGCTTAGTCGGCACATCTGTTTTCCATATTTTGTGCTTGACATTTGCATCACCATATGTTTGCAATCCATTTTCCTGATCCAGTAGATGTGTACTCAGCCAATAGCCTGATTTAACTGTATAAATACCATCTTCATTGTAGTTCCACCCCAATAGATCCATCTTTGCCTTGCTACTTAACTTAATTTGAAGAATCTTATCTATGTCTTCTGGTACCACTACAGCTTCTAGTTTTCCAACATCCCAGTTGCTTTTGTCAGAATTCATAAAAGCAGTAACTGATGTATCTGAACGAAGTCCATTTAGTGATCTTGGTGGCCGTGGTGGATGATATGGAATCCATGGGTCCAACCACATTCTAGTTGTAGAGCCATTTCCTATCACCACTCTCATTCCTTTAGCCACTAGTTCCCTTCCAAATAAGATAGACTTCCAAGCATAAgaggatttttttcttttgactcgCTGTTAAAATACTAGTATCTGGGAAGTAACGAGCCTTTAAAACTCTTGCCATGAGACAATTTGGTGCTTGAAGAATACGCCAAACTTGCTTACCCAATAAAGCTTGATTAAAGATTTCTATATCCCGAAATCCTAATTCACCTTCTCGTTTTGGTTTACATACTCGTTTCCAAGCATACCAGTGTAGACCCGTCCTGTCTCCTGATCCCCACCAGAACTTAGCCAGAATTCTGTTGATGTCTTCACAGATTCCTTTAGGTAGTCTGAAAACATTCATAATGAAAATAGGCATAGCCAAAGCTACTGCTTTCAACAAGACTTCCTTTCCTCCATGTGAGAGATACCTTTTTTCCAACCTTCTGTCACAGCTCTGACTTTATCCGTGATGTATGCAAGCATATCACTTTTCTTATTTCCAAATTGCTCTGGCAAACCGAGGTATTTGCCTATACCTCCCACATTATGTATTTGGAGAATGTTTCTCACCTGAGTTTGAACCGCTGGCGTCACCCTACTCCCAAAGGTGATCGATGATTTCCTAAGATTTATAGCTTGACCCGAGACTTTTTCATATAATTGGAAGATGTCCTTCATAGTAGTAGCAGACCTTTTATTTGCCAGCGAGAAGAACAAGGAGTCATCTGCAAATAATAAATGGTTAACAGCAGGGGCTTGAATCGCTATTTTCACTCCTAATAGCTTTCTCTGCTCCATAGCTTTGGTCATGAGGTGTGATAATGCTTCAGCACACAATATGAAGAGATAGGGTGATAATGGATCACCCTGTCTGATTCCTCTCTCCGGTCTTATGTAGCCTTCTGGTGAGCCATTTATTAACACTGAGAAGATAACTGACTTCACACATATCATAATCCATTGAATGAGTCTAACCCCATTCTCTGCATTATTTCCTCCAAAAAACTCCACTCCAGTCGATCATAAGCTTTTGTAATATCCATCTTTACTGCCATGTATGACTTTGATTGTCTTTTCCTTGCTTTTAAAGCATGAAAAATTTCATGAGCAACAATGATGTTGTCCGTTATCATTCTACCCAGGATGAAAGCAGTTTGATTCTCAGTAATGATGCTTCCCAAATGAGTCTTGAGCCTATTAACCAATATCTTGGATATCACCTTGTAAGCCACGTTACATAAAGCGATTGGCCTGAACTCTGACATGTTGGAAGGAGGATAAACCTTTAGAATCAATCTGAGATTTGTATGATTAATCTGTTGATCTAGTTCTCCTCGCTCAAAGAAAGCTGTAATCTCTTCTACTATTTCAGGCTTCAGATCATCCCAGAACTGGTGATAGAAAACAGCAGTAAATCCATCAGGTCCAGGAGCTCTATGTGGTCCAATGTCAAACATAGCTTGTTGTATTTCCTCAGCAGTCTCTCCTCTTGTTAGATCCGCATTCATTTCATTAGTTATTAGAGCTTGAAAACCTTCAAAGACCTCATTATATAGAGATGGATTTATCGGGGAAGATGAAAATAAACCTTGGAAATAATCCACAGCAACCTGAGTTACTTCTCTGTGATCCTTTCTTGTAACTCCATTTCCATCTTGGATAGTTGTTATTGTGCTTCGAATTCTCTTCCCTTTAGTAACGGCATGGAAATACTTTGTGTTTCTATCTCCTGATCTAAGATCTTAGCCACTGAACTCTGCTCTTATGTTTCCAAAATTCTTCTTCCTCCAGGTAAGCTTGGTTAAGCGCTTCTTTCAATTCTGTACGTTCCCTGTTTGTTGTTGAAGCTAAAGTGATTGCTGCATCTAGCCGGCAACAAAGTAACTGAATTCTCTCTGCAGAGTTGACCTGATTACTTCTCTTCCACACTGAGATATGTTGTCTGCATCTGTGCAAACGTTGGGACAGAGGTTGTCTGAGTAGTTGTTGCTGTCCATTCCCATTCCATCCTCTTCTTACCGTGTCTTGGAAACCTTCTTTTGGAGCCATCCGAGAATCATATTTGAAAAATCTTTTTGGTTTCTCTTGATCATACGATATATAAGTGACCAAAGGTCTGTGATCAGAATCACCTATCTCCAAAAATTATGTTTCTGAACCCGGATATTATGTTAACCACTGTGAATTAGCCATTGTGCGATCCAGACAGCATTGAACCAAGTGGTTTCCTCAAAATTGGATATATTGGATTGCATTTGTTTCTCAAAATTTAACCATAATATTATTGtgaagaaataaattaaaattatgattaattcTTTTTGTTGCATTTTGACTTTTGATTTTGTGTATAAGAATTTGGATTGTTTAAGGTGTTATTTTGTGGGTTATATTGAGTTACACATATTTCTTTACATCGAGTACAACTACTTTTGATTGTAGTTAAACTAAActtgatttgttttatttatttaattagttcTTTGATATGTAATTATtctttcttaaattatttttataatttgatgtGTAGATTTGTAACAATAATACAAAAAACTGAAGTATTGATTAGTACGAAATTTTATAAACCGACATTaccaataaatttttgaaaactcaTAAACGGATATCagtattacaaaatatttttttataaactttaggTAGCTTTATACTTTagatgtataaaatataaattacaataTTCTAAATAATCTTAaccataaaaattcatattggtttatgtattcttattatagttatattatgatatacaaatctataaaatttataaataaaatgaaaatattaattctTGAAGAATTTTAGTGGTATATTAGGTTTGATTAAGGTTTGTAGATTGTTTATCTATGTACGTTATAGGAAATTATATTGAAAACGTAAATGacaattaaaattaacaaaagacAATTATGAAAAAGTGAACAAACATCTCAATAGTAgcaattataaactatttttagttcattaaaaatattttagtatgtGTTTATTTACATTAATTTCGTAATAATATGAGAAAGTAGATTGttatagataaaatatttttattagtcataaatatatattatgctgttaaatattatgtttttaaaagatgattattttgttttaacatcaAAATTCTTCTTTTGggaactttcctttttatgaaatcacattatatataaaatatattttcattctcatatatttataatatataatttcataaaataagttttcttcctttttgtaaatatacttttgtattatatgaatatttctttttattatatatgttattgaaaaatataaaaaaactaaaattaataacttaattgacataaattatgaaatatatgttttaataatgataattaaatataatattttaattattaaaagtaATTCTGTAAGTAACCATCGAAAAATTAATGTGTGCATAACATGTAAAAAATTAACTTCTcacataatattataaatagaaaaaaaaactaaaagtggAAATATAGCATTTGGTTTCCGCTTTTCTCGGTGTAATGTGAAATCGGCGTAATGTCAAAAGACTATACTCTTACGGTCTTTGTGTCGTCTTGGGTAAAAGACAAGAAATGGTGTTGTACCCAAAGACAATACTATAGAAGAAAACAAACCTGCTTTAAGAGGATTAGACTACTGAGAGAGTGAGCCCCGTAAGTAAGTGAAATACTACAGCATCGGTCATTGCACCGAACCAAAAGCTAGGGTCGTGCCTAGTGTTTTGGAAGTCTACTGCGTATGAAAACAATATGAACGTTTTAATACTTGCGTTTGTTATAAATGGACTTGAAAAGTCTTATAGATAACTGTTTACAAATATACCAACTGAAAGTTTCTAAATTAAGGACCTCaataattctataatattacCAAGCAAACGCAAATGCTTTATCACATAGTTCTAGCCCTACACAGAGCAGTGTTCAGCAATAagtagtaaaaaataaaaagaattgtcAAAACATATCTATGTCTATTTATCGCATAGTTCCCTCACGACCCCGACTGTCAAAACATTTTCAGTTCACTTCTACTTTTGTCTCTATAATAGTATTTAGAAGTAAAATCACTTTAagtcatttctatttttacttCTAAACATAgattactaatttttttcttatatttataaagcaagaaatatcattattttatattttaatttcggaaatctctattttagaaaaatacagCAGATCAAAACACATATCTATTATAGAGTTCTTCTATTTTAGAAGTAAAAATAGAAGAATACATTGGAAATGGTTTtatgaaacattaaaaaaaagttgGAAACAACTTTCCTTCAAGTGtacttttccttttctaatttaaatttcGTATAAATTGTTAATTTTAGGCAATGTATTCTATGTGAAATTCAGAGTTCTTTGTATTGAAATGATAAAAATTTtgtcaaacattttttttttctaacagaaaaatcaattaaaatttagtGCTGTTGAATTTCTAAGtttaagataaattttaaaattcactgTAAACATAACTATGTCAATTAGTAGTGGAGTTTAAGAGATTCGTGGtggttttaaaatatctttcaATATTTTGTTGAAGTTccttagttaaaaatataaaaatctaaatcataTGGCTAAAGATGagaattaataatgttttaaccaattttataagaattttattaattcagTCAAAATCATCTAAACCTTCGATATAAACATTACTGCAAATTTCTTCAATGTATATACTGAATATATCCCCTTACACTATACGAATATGTTAGAGTGCAATTAGTTAGGTAACTTCAATGTATATGATTAATGCTGAGTAGTGGCTAATGCcgataaatgtattttatatgaaaagaaaatatatattaaatcatacTTTATGAGCATTTTTCCCTTCCTAATAAGTGATATCCGATTATCTTGTATATGCGTAATGGATACAAtaatctttatatttattttgggtGGGGTTTGAATTTTAGAGTTGTTTACATAGAAGGTTACTTTTCCTGTTTTGTTTGCATCTTCACATACTCTGGACTTGAGGAGTACTTTGTGACTTACTTTAtcattttttcttccaaaaatgCTCTTTTGTAGGACAGGATGGACTTCGTGGTTAAGAAATAAGGGTTGAAGGAACTAGGTTTGAGTATCTAGTTAGATTGTCCGGTTCCAATTAATGGATAGGTGCATGAGACAGTGGGCTTTATGGTGAGCCGTTAGATTTAGTTATTTTTGAAAGGGATCCGACGGCTATTGTTAAAAGAAGTACATCGCTACTAAAAGCGGTAACGTGagtttataattaatatgtATCAGATTTATGGAGCTCTGAGCTTTTAGCACAGccgatagatttttttattttaagaatgaTCTGATGGTTGGTGTCTAATCCATGGTTAAGGTAGTTGTGGTTGAATTGTGTGCGGCAGGAAGCAGTTGTGGTCATGAATTTTGATGTAGTGAAAGGCATGGTTATGGACGCATAATTGTTGTGGTTAGTGAAATTAGTTGACAGGAGCGTGGACAATGGTGTTGGTATGCCCAAAATTTGTGGTCATGATAGTTGTGGTTTAGTTGTGTTTGGGAGTAAATGTTCAATCGTCTCTTCGAAAACCTGTGGATGTGGGCATGAATTGGATAGTCTTGTGGATGTGGTCGATAATTTGATAGACAATAGTGGTTGTGGTCAGTAAATTGTTATCCACTAAATTACAAATAAAGCTATCTTCTTTGAAACTAGAAACGAACAATCCaaaagagagagacagagaaatTTTCCATCTTAATTACTTGTATAAATGAGTACGAGAAAGACCGAGCAATAAATAATTCTGTTTTTTCAAAGACGTAAGTGTTGACAATGTCTTGATTAAGAGCATCGATTTGAGAATGAAGAGCTTTAATGGTTTCTTCCATCAGCTTCTCAATGCTCGCCACTTGTAACTTAacctccatcttcttcctctctgcTTCACAACGGCGGTTTGTTCGTCGAATGCTTTCACCTCTGTGGAATGCTTCACGCTCACGAGCTTCTCCTTGATCTTACTGTCTCTCTTGTCCATGAAGTTTCCAAACGGCCAGTAATAGACATTGTTGTCAATAGAGAAGGAGAGACAAAAGTGGAATATggtttgtaaaaatattttcagattcTACACTTTGCCATCAGTTGATGAAGAATTAGTATATTATACTTAGGATTGTTTTTCGACAGAAGAGCAAAGAGTAAAGTAGAAAAttggatataaaaaaaaaatacttacttgataaaaaagaaatatttggtttgtttagtTAAAAGGGCATTTCAGAGAAATCACAACAAAAAAGTACTCCACAAATTGGAAGTATGTCCAAGTGTAAATAGAGGATGAGAAAGTATGtcatattgtaattttttcttgaattttttgTAGAATACGTTGGTTATATAGAAGATaaaaggagttgaaagctctgcATACTACAGGCATATGCTTCCTTTAAGCAGTCCACGAAGTTTCACTACTTTataactctctctctttctttccatTCTCCCTTGCATAGAACAACCTTTCACTAAACCCATTCTCTTCCTCTATATCTTGCCCACTTATTTAGATACTAAAGATCTTTcacttaatatttatttttgtaagaaaGATTATGGACCAAAACAATGCTCTTCTTACCTGGGCTTACTTCTCTCATGGAAAGGTGAACATTTTCTTTCAACATTCTGGTTTCCTCTGTTTTTATGAAACACTAGTTATGCTTTCTTCAGTTACTCACTTTTCTGCTTAGATCTATGCATAATGTAGGTCCAagaccataattttttttctgaatttctctgtcttcttctttgtctctGTAAAAAATAACTTACACTGAATTTTTAACTTTGTTCTGAGTTTTCAAAGTCTTATTCTTTCATGGGTGTTCTTAATccgttgataaaaaaaaaggtgtTCTGAATCCTGCAATTGAAGGACTTCTCTTTGGGGGTTTCCGAAAATTTAGCTTAACTTTAGTgacctaaaccctaatttgcaAATGAATTGCTCAAATTTAGGGGTTTCTCTGTTATTTTctgattgttttgttttctgttgAATTGTTCAGACAATGGAAGAGCTAAGACAGGGTCTTGTGTACACGACACTGGAGCTAGAACAAACGAAGCTCGTGGCTCAAGAGGAACTAAGGAAGAGAGATGAACAACTGATCCATCTCGAAGATGTTTTAGCCAAAACCCTCAAAGAAAGAGACGAAGCTCTCGAGAAATGTAATAATCTCATCTACGACAATCTCTTGCTTCAACCGCAACACAACCAGGATCATATCACTCCTCCTTTATCAGGAGCTTCAAGCATCGAAGAAGAGCAACTTCAACCGCATCAGCAGAATCCTAACTCAAACAAAAGCTTTTCGTCTTCAGACACCGAAGAAAGCATCATGTCCCCATCAGTGATCAATCCAAACCAAACATCTCAAGTAGAGATAATGGCTACTTTGTTGCTGGAAAAGCCATTGCCTGAAAAGGGACGTCTTTTACAAGCTGTTCTCAAGGCAGGTCCATTGCTTCAGACACTACTCTTGGCTGGTCCCTTGCCTCAATGGCGCCACCCCCCACCGCCACTTGAGACCTCTGAGATCcctccagtcacccttccaccGCTTCTGTTTGAGAGCTCAGTTATCAACAATGGCTGTGGGAATCCAAACAAGAGAAGAGCTTTCTCAATCTCAGATGGGTCTTATTCAGAAACTAAGTACGAGAGTGTTTAACCAGAAATTCCGCACTCATCTTTTATTCTTACTCAGCGAAGATAGTAATAGTCTTCTAATACACCATATACATTTCAGTTTTATTGTATTAATTTCACTTAGGGTTATAGTGAGAGTGGTCTTTTTAGTCAGTTTTAAGTAGATAGaacttgattttgtttttctacATTTGTGGAGTGTGAATCTGATccatttagggttttagatctAGGGTGATGATGGGAATGAAACTCCCCTGGTTTAAACTCAAGCTAAAACTAGAGTTTTTTTTACCAAGTGAGAGagttttgcttttgtttttgtttctgttgCTTATTGATTGTTGTTTCCTAACCCAATTTCACATCCATGTTTTGGCTCCATGAATGTAAAATTATTGGggttttttattatgtttttattttttacttctaTTTGTAAAATACAATATGTGTAAAGCTAGAATGTTGAATGTGATGTATGTTGGGTGTTTAATTAAAAGACAATACTAAGAGATCTTTTTTGGAGGGTGtttaaatatagaaattggAAACTTCAAGGGTATGTTCCTTACAAAAAGTATGTTCAAGGTGTATAATGTAATATTTTGTTGAAAGGGGAGATGAGAACCGGAAAGTCGATGGGTAAGCCAACAACTAG
The Brassica napus cultivar Da-Ae chromosome A1, Da-Ae, whole genome shotgun sequence DNA segment above includes these coding regions:
- the BNAANNG03520D gene encoding uncharacterized protein BNAANNG03520D, with the translated sequence MDQNNALLTWAYFSHGKTMEELRQGLVYTTLELEQTKLVAQEELRKRDEQLIHLEDVLAKTLKERDEALEKCNNLIYDNLLLQPQHNQDHITPPLSGASSIEEEQLQPHQQNPNSNKSFSSSDTEESIMSPSVINPNQTSQVEIMATLLLEKPLPEKGRLLQAVLKAGPLLQTLLLAGPLPQWRHPPPPLETSEIPPVTLPPLLFESSVINNGCGNPNKRRAFSISDGSYSETKYESV